A genomic region of Mesobacillus jeotgali contains the following coding sequences:
- a CDS encoding ABC transporter ATP-binding protein, translated as MDFLTLRGIQHTYFTKTSAVTALNDISLDVQEGEFVSFLGPSGCGKTTLLSIIAGLIDPTDGHVKLEGKSVNEAANQTGYMLQQDYLFPWKTIEENVFLGLKISGTLEDSKKAEVLSLLRQMGLENVEKLYPKQLSGGMRQRVALVRTLATEPKLLMLDEPFSALDYQTKLKLEDLVSNTFKTFGKTAILVTHDIGEAIAMSDRIFLFSPRPGRLHRTFSIPEELRNLSPFEARNHPLYNELFQTVWKELESIEPEEN; from the coding sequence ATGGACTTTTTGACATTAAGAGGGATCCAGCACACTTATTTTACAAAAACATCCGCTGTCACTGCTCTGAATGATATTTCACTCGATGTCCAGGAAGGGGAATTTGTTTCCTTCCTGGGTCCGAGCGGCTGCGGCAAAACAACGCTGCTATCGATCATCGCAGGGTTGATCGATCCCACCGATGGACATGTGAAACTGGAGGGTAAATCGGTCAATGAGGCTGCGAATCAAACTGGATACATGCTGCAGCAGGATTATTTATTTCCATGGAAAACAATTGAGGAAAATGTTTTTCTCGGCTTGAAGATTAGCGGAACTTTGGAAGATTCCAAAAAAGCTGAGGTTTTATCGCTGCTAAGGCAAATGGGTTTGGAGAATGTGGAAAAACTTTATCCCAAACAGCTGTCCGGCGGAATGCGTCAGCGCGTGGCCCTGGTTCGGACTTTGGCAACAGAACCTAAGCTGCTCATGCTCGACGAACCATTTTCCGCATTGGACTATCAAACGAAATTGAAGCTCGAGGATTTGGTTTCAAACACCTTTAAGACTTTCGGAAAAACAGCGATTCTCGTAACGCATGATATCGGAGAAGCAATAGCAATGAGTGACCGGATCTTCCTCTTTTCACCTAGACCTGGCCGCCTGCATAGAACTTTTTCGATACCAGAGGAGTTAAGGAACCTGAGTCCTTTCGAGGCCAGGAACCACCCTTTATACAATGAACTGTTCCAGACAGTATGGAAGGAGTTGGAGTCAATTGAGCCAGAAGAAAACTGA
- the ytzI gene encoding YtzI protein: MYTVLIISVIIVIIVLILSVVTTSKAYQYKHTVDPIDENSTHEDSNDENK, from the coding sequence ATGTATACCGTTTTGATTATCTCAGTCATTATCGTTATCATTGTCCTAATATTAAGTGTAGTCACCACTTCAAAAGCATATCAGTATAAACATACTGTCGACCCGATTGATGAAAATAGCACCCACGAAGATTCTAATGATGAAAATAAATAA
- a CDS encoding CPBP family intramembrane glutamic endopeptidase: MKKIFLFVGPTLMIFIGLQVLESVLATFVLFYSWLLAVPWLGRGIQRERFKVTSKAVILGVGSGLLFFLFIYGGLYWLHIYLLDIDQLRVLLLEWGFSGRGEIWLVLILLVANPILEEIYWRGYIYEKLRTEGTAKYAILMTASFYTLYHLLSVIPIFESFYGIIAAVPVFIAGMFWGYVREKTGTITAAIIGHVLSDTGIICVYWFIIR; this comes from the coding sequence ATGAAGAAAATTTTTCTGTTCGTTGGGCCAACACTTATGATTTTTATTGGACTTCAAGTACTGGAGAGCGTCTTAGCTACCTTTGTACTTTTTTATAGCTGGCTCCTTGCAGTCCCGTGGCTTGGGCGTGGGATTCAAAGAGAAAGATTCAAAGTGACAAGCAAGGCTGTGATATTGGGTGTTGGGAGCGGACTGCTCTTTTTCCTGTTCATTTATGGAGGGTTATACTGGCTGCATATTTACCTTTTGGATATTGATCAGCTGAGGGTGCTGCTTTTGGAGTGGGGTTTTTCTGGACGCGGTGAGATATGGCTCGTGTTGATCCTACTGGTAGCAAACCCAATTTTGGAAGAAATCTATTGGAGAGGCTATATCTATGAGAAGCTGAGAACGGAAGGGACAGCTAAGTATGCGATATTGATGACTGCATCATTTTATACTCTGTATCATTTGCTCTCGGTGATTCCAATTTTTGAAAGTTTTTACGGCATTATTGCAGCAGTGCCTGTCTTCATTGCGGGTATGTTTTGGGGGTATGTCAGAGAGAAAACTGGAACCATCACAGCGGCTATAATCGGACATGTATTGAGTGACACAGGCATTATTTGTGTTTATTGGTTTATCATCAGGTAA
- a CDS encoding Dps family protein, whose amino-acid sequence MTKREDEITMAQTDLIQAVNKQVANWTVLYTKLHNYHWYVKGRHFFTLHVKFEELYNEAATIIDEFAERILALDGKPVATLKEYLELSSVEEATGSENEEDMVKQLHDDFAKIVDELHNAIELAEKAEDTATADMMTEVKMSLRKHMWMFKAYLG is encoded by the coding sequence ATGACTAAAAGGGAGGATGAAATAACAATGGCACAAACAGATTTAATCCAAGCAGTTAACAAGCAAGTTGCAAACTGGACGGTTCTTTACACAAAGCTTCATAATTATCACTGGTATGTAAAAGGGCGTCATTTCTTCACGCTGCATGTGAAATTTGAAGAGCTTTATAACGAAGCAGCGACAATCATTGATGAGTTTGCGGAAAGGATTCTTGCATTAGACGGAAAGCCTGTTGCAACGCTTAAAGAATATCTGGAATTATCTTCGGTTGAAGAAGCAACTGGTTCAGAAAATGAAGAAGACATGGTCAAACAATTGCATGATGACTTTGCAAAAATCGTGGACGAGCTCCATAATGCGATTGAACTCGCAGAAAAGGCAGAGGATACAGCTACAGCGGATATGATGACAGAGGTAAAAATGAGCCTTCGCAAGCATATGTGGATGTTCAAGGCTTATCTTGGATAA
- the ytkD gene encoding RNA deprotection pyrophosphohydrolase, whose translation MEKFKDINGGEVTLSFQENAFEKSARHVLIICKYQDKWLLTKHKVRGLEFPGGKVEKGETLEGAARREVMEETGGVLSRLESIGEYRVSDKEGSFVKRIFFGVAEKILPQDNYLETGGPVLISGDLLVERMKDEYSFIMKDDVIKHSLEILSKKH comes from the coding sequence ATGGAAAAGTTTAAAGATATAAACGGCGGAGAGGTGACCTTATCCTTTCAGGAAAACGCCTTTGAAAAAAGTGCACGCCATGTGCTGATCATTTGTAAATATCAAGATAAATGGCTTTTGACCAAACATAAAGTCAGAGGTCTTGAGTTTCCTGGCGGCAAAGTGGAGAAAGGCGAAACCTTGGAAGGTGCAGCTCGCCGTGAGGTTATGGAGGAAACTGGCGGAGTCTTAAGCAGGCTTGAGAGCATTGGCGAGTATCGGGTGAGCGATAAAGAAGGTTCATTTGTAAAAAGAATCTTTTTCGGTGTAGCAGAAAAAATACTGCCGCAGGATAATTACCTGGAAACTGGCGGCCCAGTACTTATAAGCGGTGATTTACTTGTGGAAAGAATGAAGGACGAGTACAGTTTTATTATGAAGGACGATGTAATCAAGCATAGCCTTGAAATTTTAAGCAAAAAGCATTAA
- a CDS encoding ABC transporter permease translates to MSQKKTELLHQEYLKKLSRERKVVRIYQLLIFIAFFALWEISSQQKWIDPLLFSSPSKIWNMLIEKTMDGSLAVNLGVTLAETVLGFILGTLAGTILAAILWWSPILSKILDPYLVILNSMPKVALGPILIVALGTNMTSIIAMGAIISVIITTIVVYTAFKEVDPNYLKVLQTFGATRTQCFREAILPASFPTIISTLKVNVGLSWVGVIVGEFLVSARGLGYMIIYGFQVFNFTLVFLSLLVIAVFATVMYQLVELLEKKLIKSNQ, encoded by the coding sequence TTGAGCCAGAAGAAAACTGAACTCCTCCATCAAGAGTATCTTAAAAAGTTAAGTCGTGAGCGAAAAGTCGTCCGCATTTATCAATTGCTGATTTTCATAGCCTTTTTTGCCTTATGGGAAATCTCCAGCCAGCAAAAATGGATCGACCCGCTCCTATTCAGTTCACCGTCAAAAATCTGGAACATGCTAATCGAAAAGACGATGGATGGTTCATTGGCCGTGAATCTTGGAGTGACATTGGCCGAAACCGTACTGGGATTCATCCTGGGAACACTCGCCGGCACGATATTGGCAGCTATCTTGTGGTGGTCACCGATACTTTCCAAAATATTGGACCCGTACCTTGTTATACTTAATTCAATGCCAAAGGTCGCGCTGGGTCCGATTTTGATAGTTGCGCTTGGAACCAATATGACCTCCATCATTGCGATGGGCGCAATCATCTCAGTAATCATCACTACAATCGTCGTGTATACCGCTTTTAAAGAGGTTGACCCAAATTATCTGAAGGTGCTGCAGACATTCGGAGCAACTAGGACACAGTGCTTTCGGGAGGCAATTTTGCCAGCATCTTTTCCTACCATCATTTCCACCTTGAAAGTGAACGTTGGTCTCTCCTGGGTTGGAGTCATTGTCGGTGAATTCCTCGTGTCTGCCCGGGGTCTCGGATATATGATCATCTATGGTTTCCAGGTTTTCAATTTCACGCTCGTGTTCCTGTCGCTGCTAGTCATCGCCGTGTTCGCCACTGTGATGTACCAGCTGGTCGAACTGCTTGAGAAGAAACTGATCAAAAGCAATCAATAA
- a CDS encoding beta-class carbonic anhydrase codes for MRMLDEILDFNGKFVAEKKYEEFTTTKFPNKKMVILTCMDTRLVELLPRALNIRNGDVKIVKNAGALIMHPFGSIMRSLLVAVYQLQAEEVAIIGHYDCGMSGMKPDIMIDEMKKRGVTDDMLGTLNYSGINVEEWLHGFDNVKDSVAHSVEIVKNHPLMPKDVPVHGLVIDPSTGRLDQVIDGYEK; via the coding sequence ATGAGAATGCTTGATGAAATCCTTGATTTTAATGGGAAATTTGTGGCGGAAAAGAAATATGAAGAATTCACCACAACTAAGTTTCCGAATAAAAAAATGGTTATTTTAACTTGCATGGATACTAGGCTTGTTGAACTTTTGCCAAGGGCTTTGAATATCCGCAATGGTGATGTGAAAATTGTCAAGAATGCCGGTGCCCTGATCATGCACCCATTCGGAAGTATCATGAGAAGTCTGCTTGTTGCTGTTTACCAGCTGCAGGCGGAGGAAGTGGCGATTATTGGCCATTATGACTGCGGAATGAGCGGGATGAAGCCCGACATCATGATTGACGAGATGAAAAAACGCGGTGTTACAGATGATATGTTGGGAACACTCAATTATTCAGGAATAAACGTAGAGGAATGGCTTCACGGTTTCGACAATGTCAAGGACAGCGTTGCACACAGTGTGGAAATCGTTAAAAACCACCCCTTGATGCCTAAGGATGTTCCGGTCCATGGACTAGTGATTGATCCTTCAACGGGAAGGCTTGATCAAGTAATCGATGGCTATGAAAAGTAA
- a CDS encoding alpha/beta fold hydrolase produces the protein MPYAKIDDSLSLYYHIKGKGLPIVFIHPFVMGHNVFMHQEALSSRYRTIFFDLAGHGRSSRGNKPVSIAGLAADLKKMLDELGIEKVVLCGYSYGGLVAQEFALKYPERSEALILSGGFSKIDTIIPKIIIKLVQLMVKFGQVPLAASWQAKFHKCGLQDEKKIFELAQRSDAERSYEYIKSGLQYDSSSELHKLDMPILLIYGSLAKPMHRYRIPFQKKAPQTQVVYIKNGTHQLPPRSYQEFNAIIDTFLRALNDHQKKDAGLG, from the coding sequence ATGCCGTATGCCAAAATAGATGACTCTCTCTCGCTTTACTATCACATTAAAGGTAAAGGACTTCCTATTGTTTTTATTCATCCTTTTGTGATGGGACACAATGTTTTTATGCATCAGGAAGCTCTCTCCAGTCGCTATAGGACGATCTTTTTTGACCTGGCCGGGCATGGCCGGAGTTCGAGAGGAAACAAGCCTGTAAGTATTGCGGGACTTGCAGCAGATTTGAAAAAGATGCTAGACGAACTAGGGATTGAAAAAGTGGTGCTCTGTGGCTATTCCTACGGAGGATTGGTTGCACAGGAATTTGCACTGAAGTATCCCGAACGGTCAGAAGCGTTAATCCTGTCTGGAGGGTTTTCAAAAATTGATACTATTATCCCAAAGATTATTATTAAGTTAGTGCAGCTTATGGTCAAATTCGGTCAAGTGCCTCTTGCTGCAAGCTGGCAGGCAAAGTTTCATAAATGCGGTCTGCAGGATGAAAAAAAGATATTTGAATTAGCGCAGCGTTCAGATGCCGAGCGTTCGTATGAGTATATCAAATCTGGTCTTCAATATGATTCGAGCAGCGAGCTTCATAAGCTGGATATGCCCATCCTTCTTATATACGGTTCTCTAGCAAAACCGATGCACCGTTACCGTATTCCTTTTCAAAAAAAAGCTCCGCAGACACAAGTGGTGTATATAAAGAACGGAACCCATCAGCTGCCGCCCAGATCTTATCAGGAATTCAATGCAATTATCGATACTTTTTTACGGGCACTCAATGATCACCAAAAGAAGGACGCAGGACTGGGGTAG
- the yidD gene encoding membrane protein insertion efficiency factor YidD: MLKKAFIGIIRFYQIVISPLKPPTCRFYPTCSHYGLEAIKRFGPFKGGWLTIVRILKCQPFHPGGMDPVPEEWPSKKNAKAHNH, from the coding sequence ATGCTAAAAAAAGCATTCATCGGCATCATTCGTTTTTATCAAATTGTGATTTCGCCATTAAAACCGCCTACATGCCGTTTCTACCCTACATGTTCCCATTACGGGCTTGAAGCGATTAAAAGATTCGGTCCCTTTAAAGGCGGTTGGCTGACGATTGTACGCATCCTTAAGTGCCAGCCTTTCCATCCAGGAGGCATGGACCCGGTACCGGAAGAGTGGCCATCAAAGAAAAATGCTAAAGCTCATAACCATTAA
- a CDS encoding ABC transporter substrate-binding protein, protein MKKWFKAGFALFMVAVLIIPLAACGQDKVQTVKVAEVTRSIFYAPQYVALEKGFFEDEGLKVELTTTWGGDKTMTAVLSNAADIGLVGSETSIYVYAQGSNDPVINFAQLTQTDGTFLVSREKIDDFSWDQLKGATYLGQRTGGMPQMVGEFVLKKHGIDPKADLEMIQNIDYANIPNAFASGTGDFVQLFEPQASLFEKEGKGHIVASFGTESGHVPYTTFMSKQSYMKKNPETIEKFTRAIYKAQQWVESHSAKETAEVIQPFFKDTDLSLIETVVDRYKSQGSYATDPILDEEEWKNLQDIMDEAGELPEEVSHDTLVNTEVAEEVMK, encoded by the coding sequence ATGAAAAAATGGTTCAAAGCCGGTTTTGCTTTATTTATGGTTGCTGTACTTATTATACCTCTTGCAGCCTGTGGTCAAGACAAGGTACAGACTGTCAAAGTTGCAGAGGTGACGCGGTCAATCTTCTATGCTCCTCAATATGTTGCCCTTGAAAAAGGATTTTTTGAGGATGAAGGATTGAAAGTAGAATTAACTACAACATGGGGCGGCGACAAAACCATGACAGCCGTACTCTCGAACGCAGCAGATATTGGACTCGTTGGTTCAGAGACATCCATCTACGTTTATGCCCAGGGATCAAATGATCCAGTCATCAACTTTGCCCAGCTTACGCAAACAGATGGGACCTTTCTTGTATCCAGAGAAAAAATTGATGATTTTTCATGGGATCAGTTAAAAGGAGCCACCTATCTCGGCCAGCGTACGGGCGGGATGCCGCAAATGGTCGGTGAATTCGTCCTCAAGAAGCACGGCATCGATCCAAAGGCAGATTTAGAGATGATCCAAAATATTGATTACGCGAATATTCCGAACGCCTTCGCTTCCGGAACTGGTGACTTCGTCCAGCTATTCGAACCGCAGGCGAGCCTGTTTGAAAAAGAAGGCAAAGGTCATATTGTCGCTTCATTCGGAACAGAATCCGGTCATGTACCTTATACCACATTTATGTCAAAACAAAGCTATATGAAGAAAAACCCGGAAACTATCGAAAAATTCACTCGCGCAATCTATAAGGCGCAGCAATGGGTGGAATCACACAGTGCCAAAGAAACAGCGGAGGTTATCCAGCCATTCTTTAAAGATACAGATCTGTCCCTAATCGAAACGGTTGTAGATCGCTATAAGAGCCAGGGTTCCTATGCGACAGACCCGATTTTAGATGAAGAAGAGTGGAAGAACCTACAGGACATCATGGATGAAGCAGGTGAACTTCCTGAGGAAGTCAGCCATGACACATTAGTCAATACAGAGGTAGCAGAAGAAGTCATGAAATAA
- a CDS encoding metal ABC transporter solute-binding protein, Zn/Mn family, with amino-acid sequence MKKPAFILTIFMVIAAFLSGCGQDGADQKKNDDLLQVYTTVYPLQFFAQQIGGDYVNVETVYPPGADEHTFEPSQKDMMALADADLFFYIGLGLEGFVDKASKTLKNEDVKMVPVGESLHLDKNDEHQDEAHNEDGSAEEGHDEEAHNEEEHADEEHAEEDEHGHGDFDPHVWLDPIYANELALAIKEQLAEQMPEHKDTFEQNYTELTAQLKDLDKEFSQVIGSAKRKEILVSHSAFSYWEERYGIQQISISGQSTTNEPSQKELQKLITHAKDEKIKYVLNEQNFNSKLAKMVQEEIGAKSLTLHNLSVLTDEDLKNKETYFTLMEKNIATLGKALNE; translated from the coding sequence ATGAAAAAACCTGCATTTATTTTAACTATATTTATGGTGATTGCTGCTTTTCTAAGCGGCTGTGGGCAAGATGGCGCTGACCAGAAGAAGAATGATGATTTGCTGCAAGTCTATACCACTGTTTACCCGCTGCAGTTCTTTGCACAGCAAATTGGCGGTGATTATGTAAATGTTGAAACTGTTTATCCACCGGGAGCAGATGAGCATACATTCGAGCCCTCCCAAAAAGATATGATGGCACTGGCAGATGCAGACTTATTTTTCTATATCGGCCTTGGCCTAGAAGGTTTTGTTGATAAAGCCAGCAAGACACTTAAAAATGAGGATGTAAAAATGGTACCCGTTGGTGAGTCTTTGCACCTGGATAAGAATGACGAACATCAAGACGAGGCACACAACGAGGATGGCTCGGCTGAAGAAGGTCATGATGAAGAAGCTCATAACGAGGAAGAGCATGCTGATGAAGAGCATGCAGAAGAGGATGAGCATGGTCACGGAGATTTTGACCCGCACGTCTGGCTTGATCCAATTTACGCAAATGAGCTGGCTCTCGCAATCAAAGAACAATTAGCAGAACAGATGCCTGAGCATAAAGATACTTTCGAACAGAATTATACAGAGCTGACTGCGCAATTGAAGGACCTTGACAAGGAATTCTCACAGGTTATTGGTTCAGCCAAGCGCAAGGAAATCCTAGTATCACACTCTGCCTTTAGTTATTGGGAGGAGCGTTACGGAATCCAGCAAATCAGCATTTCTGGCCAATCAACTACTAATGAGCCATCTCAAAAAGAACTTCAAAAGTTGATCACCCACGCCAAAGATGAAAAAATCAAATACGTTTTGAACGAACAAAATTTCAATTCCAAGCTGGCAAAAATGGTTCAGGAAGAAATCGGTGCAAAATCGCTGACCCTTCACAACCTTTCCGTATTGACCGATGAAGATCTTAAAAATAAAGAAACCTATTTCACATTAATGGAAAAAAATATTGCTACCCTTGGAAAAGCGTTGAATGAATAA
- a CDS encoding cytochrome ubiquinol oxidase subunit I — translation MDDVLIARSLFGTTMGFHIINATIGVGLPLMILAAELLYQKTNDIDYAVMAKRWTKAFAVTLGVGIPTGTIAGVQLSLLWPGFMEVVGRVMALPFQIEIYAFFIEALFMSIYVYAADRISPWMRIASLTLVALGALASAVLITNVHAFQGTPRGFRIENGELVDIDPWAAFFNPSFAVTAGHVVVTAYMTGAFIIATVAAYKMLRSDFGSKVYKFHQKALMASLIIGGIFSILTAVNGHSAAQYLHEYQPEKLAGAEGLFETQKYAPLAIGGFTDRETETVKWGIEIPWALSFLAGNSFDTEVKGLNDFPEEHWPPLFIHTLFNAMVGVGMLLIMLSMIAFVWNKILKKDRFPKFLMWLFVATGPLAMLGIEFGWIFACTGRQPWVIYHVLSTEDAATTASNLGILFILFAGVYVLLGVMEIIVLRYFFRRNTVLDDLNRAKQKEIPLYGSNT, via the coding sequence ATGGATGATGTTTTAATTGCCCGCTCACTGTTTGGCACGACTATGGGCTTCCATATTATCAATGCAACAATTGGTGTTGGACTGCCGTTGATGATTCTGGCTGCAGAACTTCTCTACCAAAAAACAAATGACATCGATTACGCCGTCATGGCAAAAAGATGGACAAAAGCATTTGCAGTAACACTGGGTGTCGGCATTCCAACTGGTACGATTGCAGGAGTTCAGCTCTCCCTCCTATGGCCAGGATTCATGGAAGTCGTCGGCAGAGTAATGGCGCTTCCATTCCAAATTGAGATTTATGCTTTTTTTATCGAGGCTTTATTCATGTCTATCTATGTTTACGCAGCTGACAGGATCTCACCTTGGATGAGGATTGCAAGCCTAACCCTTGTGGCTCTCGGCGCTCTTGCCTCGGCAGTACTGATTACGAATGTCCATGCATTCCAGGGTACACCAAGAGGGTTCCGCATTGAAAACGGTGAGCTGGTCGACATCGATCCCTGGGCAGCCTTCTTTAACCCAAGTTTTGCTGTAACAGCAGGTCATGTCGTTGTGACTGCTTATATGACAGGTGCGTTTATTATAGCCACTGTGGCTGCTTATAAGATGTTGAGAAGTGATTTTGGCTCAAAAGTATACAAGTTTCACCAAAAAGCCCTTATGGCCAGTTTGATCATCGGCGGAATCTTCTCCATCCTGACGGCAGTGAATGGCCATTCTGCCGCACAGTATCTTCATGAATACCAGCCTGAAAAACTGGCAGGTGCTGAAGGGCTTTTTGAGACACAGAAATATGCGCCACTGGCTATTGGCGGCTTCACCGACAGGGAAACGGAAACGGTCAAATGGGGGATTGAGATTCCATGGGCATTAAGTTTCCTTGCTGGCAATTCATTTGATACCGAAGTAAAAGGACTGAACGATTTTCCCGAGGAACATTGGCCTCCACTGTTTATTCATACATTATTCAATGCAATGGTCGGTGTCGGGATGCTGTTGATTATGCTCTCAATGATTGCCTTTGTCTGGAACAAAATTTTAAAGAAGGACCGGTTTCCCAAATTCCTCATGTGGCTGTTTGTAGCCACAGGTCCGCTCGCAATGCTGGGAATTGAATTCGGCTGGATCTTTGCCTGCACAGGCAGGCAGCCGTGGGTGATCTACCATGTTCTATCAACAGAAGATGCTGCGACAACCGCCTCAAATCTGGGCATCTTATTTATTCTGTTTGCCGGAGTATACGTTTTACTGGGAGTTATGGAAATCATCGTCCTTCGGTACTTCTTCAGGAGAAATACGGTTCTCGATGATTTAAACAGAGCGAAGCAAAAAGAAATCCCTCTGTATGGTTCCAATACGTGA
- a CDS encoding cytochrome d ubiquinol oxidase subunit II, whose protein sequence is MTDALTAITVLWGFVFIYAVMATMDFGAGFWSMVYINKTKTKATNIANRYLSPTWEVTNTFIVALVVAVYSMFPRAAYTLGTVLLIPGSMILLLLSLRSAFLVFSNIAEDYRKVLTYISGISGILIPGLLISVLPITHGGFVDFPDGAQNLDLGKLFTSPNVYAFIGFAVASTLFLSSLLLADYSKASDELHAYHVYRRDALIMGPISLIMAFAIMLTLRNEAAWIYDKMMDDLSILILSVIFFLIGGLALILPSINNKSLRGIPRLAVIMITFQYLAASYVYGKAHLPYIVYPEVTIQSAFTDPNSFRAVFTTYIVGFLILFPGFIYFWSLFMQDKRYLRQKKTKEQT, encoded by the coding sequence TTGACTGACGCGCTAACTGCCATAACCGTGCTCTGGGGATTTGTTTTTATCTATGCTGTCATGGCAACGATGGATTTCGGAGCTGGGTTCTGGTCGATGGTCTATATCAATAAAACAAAAACGAAAGCAACCAATATTGCCAACCGCTATCTGTCGCCGACATGGGAGGTTACGAATACATTTATTGTTGCTCTCGTCGTCGCTGTTTACAGCATGTTCCCTAGAGCGGCTTACACTTTGGGAACTGTATTGCTGATTCCTGGCAGTATGATATTGCTGTTATTGTCATTGCGAAGCGCTTTCCTTGTTTTTTCCAATATAGCTGAGGATTATCGGAAGGTACTAACTTATATTTCTGGAATTAGCGGAATTCTGATACCAGGCTTGCTGATCAGCGTCCTGCCAATCACTCATGGAGGTTTCGTAGATTTTCCAGATGGAGCACAGAACCTGGATTTGGGCAAACTGTTTACAAGTCCAAATGTCTACGCTTTTATTGGTTTTGCTGTAGCCAGTACACTGTTCCTGTCGTCCCTGCTGCTAGCCGATTACTCCAAAGCCTCCGATGAACTTCATGCTTACCATGTGTATAGGCGTGATGCATTAATTATGGGGCCGATTTCGCTTATCATGGCTTTTGCTATCATGCTGACATTAAGAAATGAAGCAGCATGGATTTACGATAAAATGATGGATGACCTCTCCATTCTGATTCTTTCGGTCATATTCTTTCTGATTGGAGGCCTGGCACTTATCCTTCCATCGATAAATAATAAATCACTCAGAGGAATTCCAAGACTTGCAGTCATCATGATCACATTCCAGTACCTGGCAGCAAGCTACGTTTACGGAAAGGCTCATCTGCCTTACATCGTATATCCAGAAGTAACAATCCAATCCGCTTTTACAGATCCAAACTCATTCCGGGCCGTATTCACCACATATATTGTCGGATTTTTGATCCTTTTTCCTGGATTCATCTATTTTTGGAGTTTGTTCATGCAGGATAAAAGGTACTTGCGGCAGAAAAAAACGAAAGAACAAACTTGA
- a CDS encoding hydrolase, translated as MPDGKKTYYINISDGEIQSVSTASPWNFKIEANDEEITALREIFDQSHSTGWQNFMRAHVPYVQYHYDRENDALDRQLIQTYEMIYKLGDEEARNHIESMGILPEK; from the coding sequence ATGCCAGATGGCAAAAAAACATACTACATCAACATCAGTGATGGCGAGATTCAAAGCGTTTCAACTGCATCTCCATGGAATTTTAAAATTGAGGCAAATGACGAGGAAATCACCGCGTTGAGGGAAATATTCGACCAGAGCCATTCCACAGGCTGGCAGAATTTTATGAGGGCGCACGTTCCATATGTGCAATACCATTATGACCGTGAGAATGATGCGCTCGACAGACAACTGATCCAGACATATGAAATGATTTATAAACTAGGCGATGAAGAAGCCAGGAACCATATTGAAAGCATGGGGATCCTCCCTGAAAAATAG
- a CDS encoding DUF6154 family protein yields MKLIDELYELYRNKLTGDEEDIDMLAFAFLEEMSREDLLKIIQDLDKQELYDLMGLYLIESLKGKFAQDDFGARSVNSYPSRNVH; encoded by the coding sequence ATGAAACTGATTGATGAGCTATACGAACTGTACCGCAATAAATTGACCGGTGATGAAGAGGATATCGATATGCTCGCTTTTGCCTTCCTTGAAGAAATGAGCCGTGAGGACTTGTTGAAAATTATACAGGACCTTGATAAGCAGGAGCTTTATGATTTGATGGGCCTTTACTTGATCGAGAGCTTGAAAGGAAAGTTTGCTCAGGATGATTTCGGCGCACGGTCTGTCAATTCATATCCTTCCCGCAACGTGCACTAA
- a CDS encoding DUF1540 domain-containing protein produces the protein MAKDVLCEVNNCHYWKHGNLCSADKIYVVSHSGETADSQKETDCKTFEALS, from the coding sequence ATGGCAAAAGATGTATTGTGTGAAGTCAACAACTGTCATTATTGGAAGCATGGCAACTTATGCAGTGCTGATAAAATCTATGTAGTCAGCCATTCAGGGGAAACCGCTGACAGCCAAAAAGAAACAGACTGCAAGACATTTGAAGCGTTGAGTTAA